The following are encoded together in the Bacillales bacterium genome:
- a CDS encoding DUF4396 domain-containing protein gives MNWLEAIAWMAIIIGILQSVLIILDVINRPQMMMIMNVVWPLIGLYFPVFGLASYYKLGRMPKRQHRHGEHGHEHDHRHGKKPFWQSVFVSTTHCSGGCSLGDMIGAPLVFAIGLTIAGSRLFADYTVEFILAYLFGIAFQYYGMSFHHEHPKQELINAVKADTLSLVAFEIGMFGWMALVHFVFFAKPPEPNEPAFWFMMQIAMLIGFATSYPANWYLVKKGVKHAM, from the coding sequence ATGAACTGGCTGGAGGCGATCGCTTGGATGGCCATCATCATCGGCATTCTGCAATCCGTTCTCATCATCCTGGACGTCATTAACCGGCCGCAAATGATGATGATCATGAATGTTGTTTGGCCGTTAATCGGACTTTATTTTCCGGTTTTCGGGCTCGCAAGCTATTACAAACTCGGCCGCATGCCGAAACGTCAACATCGCCATGGGGAACATGGACATGAACACGATCACCGCCACGGGAAAAAACCGTTCTGGCAAAGCGTCTTTGTTTCCACGACCCACTGCAGCGGCGGCTGTTCGCTCGGCGACATGATCGGCGCTCCGCTCGTTTTTGCGATCGGTTTAACCATCGCAGGCAGCCGTCTGTTCGCCGATTACACCGTCGAATTTATATTGGCGTACTTATTTGGTATCGCATTTCAATATTACGGCATGAGTTTTCACCATGAACACCCAAAACAAGAATTGATAAACGCCGTCAAAGCCGACACTTTATCCCTCGTCGCTTTCGAGATCGGCATGTTCGGCTGGATGGCGCTCGTTCACTTCGTCTTTTTCGCAAAACCGCCGGAACCAAACGAACCGGCTTTCTGGTTCATGATGCAAATCGCCATGCTCATCGGTTTCGCGACAAGTTATCCGGCCAACTGGTATCTCGTCAAAAAAGGTGTCAAGCATGCGATGTAA
- a CDS encoding cation diffusion facilitator family transporter produces MGHDHSHGLDHGHHHTHHANKKALLISFLLIAGYMIAEIVGGLLTNSLALLSDAAHMFSDAASLGVGLLAFKLGEKMADEARTYGYKRFEILAALFNGVLLIFISLMILWEAYERFLNPAQVGGTGMLTVAVIGMFVNVVVAWILLKGDTSENLNLRAAFLHVIGDLLGSVGAIIAALLILFFGWNYADPVASTIVSILILVSGWRVTKDSVHVLMEGKPSHIDVGEIKQRLLNLASVTDVHDLHIWSITSDFPSLSCHLIVDPGKDRDSLLRKATDLLHEEFSIKHTTIQIEGAGSNIIDKEDQCCN; encoded by the coding sequence TTGGGTCACGACCACAGCCACGGGCTTGATCACGGTCATCATCATACACATCATGCCAATAAGAAAGCATTGCTGATCAGTTTTTTGCTCATCGCCGGTTACATGATTGCCGAAATCGTCGGCGGGTTGCTGACGAACAGTCTTGCCCTGCTCTCTGATGCGGCGCACATGTTTAGTGACGCTGCCTCTCTCGGGGTCGGCCTGCTGGCGTTTAAACTCGGTGAGAAAATGGCTGATGAGGCTCGGACATACGGATATAAAAGGTTTGAAATTCTCGCGGCGCTGTTTAACGGTGTGCTGCTGATCTTCATTTCGCTGATGATTTTATGGGAAGCTTACGAGCGTTTCTTGAACCCGGCGCAAGTCGGCGGCACCGGAATGCTGACTGTTGCCGTCATCGGGATGTTCGTCAATGTCGTTGTTGCTTGGATTTTGCTGAAAGGCGACACGAGCGAAAACTTAAATTTACGCGCCGCTTTTCTTCACGTCATCGGCGATTTGCTCGGTTCCGTCGGCGCTATCATCGCCGCATTGCTGATTTTGTTTTTTGGCTGGAACTATGCCGATCCTGTGGCGAGCACAATCGTCTCGATCTTGATTCTCGTCAGCGGTTGGCGCGTGACGAAAGACTCTGTTCACGTGCTCATGGAAGGGAAACCGTCGCACATCGATGTCGGGGAGATCAAGCAACGGTTGTTGAATCTTGCTTCCGTGACCGATGTTCATGACCTCCACATTTGGTCGATTACGTCGGATTTCCCGTCGCTCAGCTGCCACTTGATCGTCGATCCCGGAAAAGACCGTGATTCGTTGTTACGGAAAGCGACGGATTTGCTGCATGAAGAATTCAGCATTAAGCATACGACGATTCAAATTGAAGGGGCCGGATCAAACATTATCGATAAAGAAGATCAATGCTGCAATTGA
- a CDS encoding ZIP family metal transporter, with product MEELALVLAASAANVAGGFVIFIKKSWSERAMHALMAFSAGLLLSVTLADLLPEVYADGGESSAIYVLASIAVMFVLQQVIAPHTHFDGGTPSPNRSGTITGLMTAMSLHTFFDGFSIIASFQLNAALGLVVFAAIFLHKIPDGVTIASIVFSFSKDKKRAVYCSALLGLMTLVGGFAAWMLTGVYFPNEHVLMSALSVSAGIFLYVAGVELLPEIHATGDRRLGLYLAAGIAVYFIVHGVLAQFSSNMHI from the coding sequence ATGGAAGAGTTAGCGTTAGTTTTGGCGGCTTCGGCGGCAAACGTCGCCGGCGGTTTCGTCATTTTTATAAAAAAATCTTGGTCGGAGCGCGCGATGCATGCTTTAATGGCTTTCAGTGCAGGCTTATTATTGTCGGTTACATTGGCCGATTTGCTGCCCGAAGTTTACGCCGACGGCGGAGAATCAAGCGCGATATATGTGCTTGCCAGCATTGCCGTGATGTTCGTATTGCAGCAGGTGATTGCTCCGCATACGCATTTTGACGGGGGAACGCCTTCTCCGAATCGCTCCGGCACGATCACGGGTTTGATGACAGCGATGTCGCTCCATACGTTTTTCGATGGGTTTTCCATTATTGCGAGCTTTCAGTTGAACGCAGCACTCGGCCTCGTCGTATTTGCCGCCATATTTTTACATAAAATTCCTGACGGAGTGACGATCGCTTCAATTGTTTTCTCGTTTTCGAAAGATAAGAAGCGGGCGGTTTATTGTTCCGCGTTGCTTGGATTGATGACGTTGGTCGGAGGGTTTGCCGCTTGGATGTTAACCGGAGTCTATTTCCCGAACGAACATGTGCTTATGAGCGCGTTGTCAGTATCGGCTGGAATTTTTCTCTATGTTGCTGGTGTTGAACTGCTGCCGGAAATTCACGCGACCGGAGACCGGCGCCTCGGTTTGTATTTGGCTGCGGGCATCGCGGTATATTTTATCGTCCATGGGGTGTTGGCACAGTTCAGCTCGAACATGCACATTTAA
- a CDS encoding SCO family protein — translation MFRKSTIGLSLACCLILSGCGLGLSDQGTHHSSPGNNETSQPNGSGSESDHLTVVAKANWHVADFTYTDQNGESFGLAELKGKVWLADMIFTHCTSVCPVTTAHMAQLQSKLQEQGIDVPIVSFTVDPERDTPEVLKQYGEKFNVDWRKWHFLTGYSFDEIKAFSKASFKSPVSKLAGGDDFTHSASFFLMNQNGKVMVRYDGLQPPYEQIIADVKTLKATNGKDVASTSAVKVSDEAAEAVSVKLYLAQGTDMNAVKAGQPVTFEAFVTQGGEVLSDLKNVTFMIWKKGEEKKSYDAKNQGSGIYTIDWTFEQPGTYKVMPMVTANGQSAMVTKEVTVTK, via the coding sequence ATGTTCAGGAAATCGACCATCGGCTTAAGTCTTGCCTGTTGTCTCATTTTAAGCGGATGCGGACTCGGCTTGTCCGATCAAGGGACTCATCATTCTTCCCCAGGAAATAACGAAACTTCGCAACCGAATGGCAGCGGTTCGGAGTCGGATCATCTAACGGTTGTAGCGAAGGCGAATTGGCATGTCGCTGATTTTACTTATACCGACCAGAACGGGGAATCTTTCGGCTTGGCGGAATTAAAAGGGAAAGTTTGGCTCGCAGACATGATTTTTACGCATTGCACGTCGGTCTGCCCAGTGACGACAGCTCACATGGCCCAGTTGCAATCGAAGCTGCAAGAACAAGGAATCGACGTCCCGATCGTATCGTTCACCGTCGACCCGGAGCGAGACACACCGGAAGTGTTGAAACAATACGGCGAGAAGTTTAATGTTGATTGGCGGAAATGGCATTTTCTCACCGGTTATTCTTTTGACGAAATTAAGGCGTTCTCCAAAGCTTCATTCAAATCGCCGGTCTCCAAGCTTGCAGGCGGGGATGATTTCACGCACAGCGCCTCGTTTTTCTTGATGAACCAAAACGGCAAAGTGATGGTCCGCTATGACGGGCTGCAACCGCCGTATGAACAAATCATCGCCGATGTGAAAACGTTGAAAGCGACGAACGGAAAAGATGTCGCGTCGACGAGTGCAGTCAAGGTGTCTGATGAAGCGGCGGAAGCAGTTTCGGTTAAATTGTATTTGGCGCAAGGCACGGACATGAACGCGGTCAAGGCAGGACAACCGGTGACGTTCGAAGCATTTGTCACGCAGGGCGGCGAAGTGTTAAGCGATTTAAAAAACGTGACGTTCATGATTTGGAAAAAAGGGGAAGAGAAAAAGTCGTATGACGCGAAAAATCAAGGCAGCGGCATTTACACGATTGACTGGACGTTCGAGCAACCGGGGACGTACAAGGTGATGCCGATGGTGACGGCCAACGGGCAAAGTGCAATGGTGACGAAAGAAGTGACGGTTACGAAATAA